Proteins encoded within one genomic window of Bacillus sp. 1NLA3E:
- a CDS encoding bifunctional 2',3'-cyclic-nucleotide 2'-phosphodiesterase/3'-nucleotidase produces the protein MKKRDKHHHVLKLLFTSFSIGLVLGTTFSSNILAKEVETDKESNYTKKDLESATPLLKLRIMETTDVHANLMSYDYYQNAPYLKVGLAKTATLVKNARNEVKNSVLVDNGDLIQGTPLGMYKAKINPLKPGEVHPIFKAMNIMKYDVATLGNHEFNYGLEYLEEAYNDANFPYINANVYLDDHDKNQNNDKNKFQPYKIIKKKVIDEKGKKHILKMGYIGFVPPQTNDWDKANLQGKVIVKDIVTTAKKFIPEIQKKGADLIVALAHTGFSGNKDDTENVVYALSEVTGIDAITFAHTHKLFPEKSGKTLGEMFLGPDKTPWPGVNYEIGTINGVPVVQGGFGGGSLGIIDLDLNKVKGKWRVVGSKSFTRQIWKDVTDPTTGIMKAESVVTPDKAIVNAVIGEHNEVINYVDTSIGRTTKDIHSYFALVQDDPSIQIVTNAQKWQIKKYIDKEKPELKNMPILSVCAPFKAGRNGVEDYTEIKKGDLTIRSAANLYLYDNTLKAIKVKGKVVKEWLEMSAGKFNQIDPLKTEPQFLHNPKFPSFNFDVIDGVQYQIDVTKPAKYDSNGNVINSNSSRISKFIYNGKPVDLNQEFIIVTNNYRAGGGGNFPGVKGSELVVDSADENWQVLMNYIKEVNEITPTTDNNWSIAPINKTVNVIFISSPRGSLYINPSSKIAYSNQTDDQGFGIYKLDLNQK, from the coding sequence ATGAAAAAGAGAGACAAACATCATCATGTATTAAAACTCCTATTTACTTCGTTTTCTATAGGTTTAGTTTTGGGAACCACCTTTTCCTCCAACATATTAGCAAAAGAAGTAGAAACCGATAAGGAAAGCAATTACACTAAAAAAGATCTCGAATCTGCCACTCCATTATTGAAGCTTCGAATTATGGAAACAACTGATGTTCATGCTAATCTGATGAGCTATGATTATTATCAAAATGCTCCCTATCTAAAAGTTGGTTTAGCAAAGACGGCTACCCTAGTGAAGAATGCTCGAAATGAAGTAAAAAACAGTGTTCTTGTTGATAATGGTGACTTAATTCAAGGAACACCACTCGGAATGTATAAAGCAAAGATTAATCCTTTAAAACCTGGGGAAGTCCATCCAATATTTAAAGCGATGAATATAATGAAATATGATGTGGCGACATTAGGGAATCACGAGTTTAACTATGGTTTAGAATATCTCGAGGAAGCTTATAATGATGCAAATTTTCCTTATATAAATGCCAATGTCTATTTAGATGACCATGATAAAAACCAAAATAATGACAAGAATAAGTTCCAGCCCTATAAGATTATCAAGAAAAAAGTTATAGATGAGAAAGGCAAGAAACACATTTTGAAGATGGGCTATATCGGCTTTGTCCCACCACAAACAAATGATTGGGATAAAGCCAATCTTCAAGGAAAAGTTATCGTGAAAGATATAGTAACAACGGCAAAAAAATTCATCCCAGAGATCCAAAAAAAGGGTGCCGATCTAATCGTTGCCTTGGCACACACCGGCTTTAGTGGTAATAAAGATGATACTGAGAATGTTGTTTATGCTTTAAGTGAAGTTACTGGAATTGATGCTATCACCTTCGCCCATACTCATAAGTTGTTTCCAGAAAAATCAGGAAAAACTCTTGGCGAAATGTTTCTGGGCCCGGATAAAACTCCCTGGCCTGGAGTCAATTATGAAATAGGAACGATTAACGGAGTTCCAGTGGTTCAAGGTGGTTTTGGTGGGGGATCATTAGGAATCATTGACCTAGACCTAAACAAAGTGAAAGGAAAATGGAGGGTAGTTGGATCAAAGTCATTTACTCGCCAAATTTGGAAAGATGTTACAGATCCAACTACTGGAATCATGAAGGCAGAAAGTGTCGTAACACCCGATAAAGCGATTGTAAATGCAGTAATTGGGGAGCACAATGAGGTGATAAATTATGTGGATACTTCCATTGGCAGAACAACTAAAGATATCCATAGCTATTTTGCATTGGTTCAGGATGACCCTTCTATTCAAATTGTGACAAATGCTCAAAAATGGCAGATCAAAAAATATATTGATAAAGAAAAACCAGAACTTAAAAATATGCCTATATTATCTGTTTGTGCTCCATTTAAAGCTGGTCGAAATGGCGTAGAGGATTATACCGAAATTAAAAAAGGGGATTTAACCATCCGCAGTGCTGCCAACTTATATTTATATGATAATACCTTAAAAGCAATTAAGGTGAAGGGTAAGGTTGTAAAGGAATGGCTAGAAATGTCGGCCGGAAAATTTAATCAGATTGACCCTTTAAAAACCGAACCTCAATTTTTACATAATCCAAAATTCCCTTCCTTTAATTTTGATGTAATCGATGGTGTTCAGTACCAAATTGATGTAACCAAACCTGCTAAATATGATTCTAACGGGAATGTAATTAATTCCAATTCAAGTCGGATAAGTAAGTTTATCTACAATGGTAAGCCAGTTGATTTGAACCAAGAGTTTATTATCGTAACAAACAATTATCGTGCCGGAGGAGGCGGTAATTTTCCCGGGGTAAAGGGGAGTGAACTAGTGGTTGATTCGGCTGATGAAAACTGGCAAGTGCTCATGAACTATATCAAGGAAGTAAACGAAATAACTCCAACCACAGATAACAATTGGTCGATTGCACCCATTAATAAAACCGTAAACGTGATATTTATTTCTTCGCCCCGCGGGTCATTGTACATAAATCCAAGCAGTAAAATCGCTTATTCCAATCAAACTGATGATCAAGGCTTTGGAATATACAAACTAGATCTTAACCAAAAATGA
- the nagA gene encoding N-acetylglucosamine-6-phosphate deacetylase has product MDKVNMILLRNIKIYAENATYNSGYIKIKNGKIIEIGENSKLTEEENYKEIPLPGNYSVIPGMIDIHIHGADGADSMDGTCGALDTISAALTKEGTTSFLATTMTQDKSLIEEAIQNAGDYITHFQKEGHAEVLGIHLEGPFINKDMAGAQPIHHIIEPDVSLFKRWQDHSQQTIKLVTMAPEAKGGMELIRYLNENGVVVSIGHSNANYEEIDQAIEAGAKQVTHLFNQMRGLHHREPGIVGATFLRDELRAEIIVDGIHIRPEIVKLAFQQVTDQRLILITDAMRAKSMKNGVYDLGGQEVTVADGKATLKRGTLAGSVLKMGNAFKNILAFTGCTIESAIKMVSENPAKELGLFERLGSISTGKDADMVILDGNLDVFMTICKGKIAFKKGEINI; this is encoded by the coding sequence ATGGATAAAGTAAATATGATTTTGCTCAGAAACATCAAAATTTATGCAGAAAATGCGACTTATAATTCAGGATATATAAAGATCAAAAACGGAAAAATAATTGAGATAGGCGAAAATAGTAAGTTAACAGAAGAAGAAAATTATAAGGAAATTCCACTTCCGGGAAATTATTCTGTCATTCCTGGAATGATCGATATTCACATACATGGTGCAGATGGGGCAGACTCGATGGATGGAACATGTGGTGCACTTGATACCATTTCAGCTGCCCTTACAAAGGAAGGGACCACTAGTTTTCTGGCAACAACAATGACACAAGATAAGTCTTTAATCGAAGAAGCAATCCAAAATGCCGGGGACTACATTACACATTTCCAAAAAGAAGGACATGCAGAAGTTTTGGGAATTCATCTTGAAGGTCCTTTTATAAATAAAGACATGGCTGGAGCTCAACCCATACATCACATCATAGAACCGGATGTTTCATTATTTAAACGATGGCAGGATCATTCCCAGCAAACAATTAAACTAGTTACCATGGCTCCAGAGGCAAAGGGCGGCATGGAATTGATTCGTTATTTAAATGAAAATGGTGTAGTCGTATCCATTGGTCACTCGAATGCAAACTATGAGGAAATAGATCAGGCAATAGAAGCCGGTGCAAAACAAGTCACTCATTTATTTAATCAAATGAGGGGGTTGCATCACCGTGAACCTGGTATAGTGGGAGCTACATTTCTACGAGATGAACTAAGAGCTGAAATAATCGTTGATGGAATCCATATTCGGCCAGAAATAGTGAAGCTTGCTTTCCAACAGGTCACAGACCAACGTCTCATTTTAATAACCGACGCAATGCGTGCAAAAAGTATGAAAAACGGGGTTTATGATCTTGGTGGCCAAGAAGTGACAGTAGCAGATGGAAAGGCTACCTTAAAGCGTGGAACTTTAGCAGGAAGTGTCTTAAAAATGGGGAATGCCTTCAAAAATATTCTGGCATTTACAGGTTGTACAATAGAGAGCGCAATCAAAATGGTCTCTGAAAATCCAGCTAAGGAATTGGGTTTATTTGAAAGATTGGGTAGCATTTCAACTGGTAAGGACGCAGACATGGTAATTTTGGACGGAAATTTGGATGTATTTATGACGATTTGTAAAGGGAAAATTGCTTTTAAAAAAGGAGAGATCAACATATGA
- a CDS encoding GntR family transcriptional regulator, with amino-acid sequence MIDKNSPVPIYFQIEEIIKSTVETGKLKYGDIIPSEREYAEEFKVSRMTVRQAISNLVNKGLLSRIRGKGTFVAERKIEQALQGLTSFTEDMKARGMEPSSKLISFSIIPSDQQISSLLGIGEHGAVYEIKRIRFADEMPMAIESTYVSANLVKGLTEEIAEKSLYQFIEKTAKLRIASASQVIESSIADKKEAKYLMIKTGSPVLLIQRHTFLEDGTPFEVVKSTYRGDRYKLMMNMKR; translated from the coding sequence ATGATCGATAAAAATTCCCCGGTTCCAATATATTTTCAAATAGAAGAAATAATTAAAAGCACAGTTGAAACGGGGAAACTAAAATACGGGGATATTATTCCATCAGAACGTGAATATGCGGAGGAATTTAAAGTCAGTCGAATGACAGTTAGACAGGCAATTTCCAATCTAGTAAATAAGGGTCTTCTAAGCCGTATTAGAGGAAAAGGAACCTTTGTTGCAGAACGGAAAATAGAACAAGCCTTACAAGGTTTAACGAGTTTTACCGAGGATATGAAGGCAAGAGGCATGGAGCCGAGTAGCAAGTTAATTAGTTTTTCTATTATCCCGTCAGACCAACAGATTTCTAGCTTATTGGGGATTGGAGAGCATGGAGCGGTTTATGAGATTAAGCGAATTCGCTTTGCTGATGAAATGCCAATGGCGATTGAATCGACCTATGTTTCTGCAAACCTTGTTAAGGGATTAACCGAAGAGATTGCAGAGAAATCATTGTATCAATTCATTGAAAAAACAGCAAAGTTAAGAATAGCAAGTGCCTCGCAAGTGATTGAATCATCCATTGCTGACAAAAAAGAAGCAAAATATTTGATGATTAAAACAGGGTCACCTGTCTTGCTTATTCAACGTCATACCTTTCTAGAGGATGGAACTCCGTTTGAAGTTGTTAAGTCCACTTATCGAGGTGACCGTTATAAATTAATGATGAATATGAAAAGATAA